In the Diprion similis isolate iyDipSimi1 chromosome 2, iyDipSimi1.1, whole genome shotgun sequence genome, one interval contains:
- the LOC124416137 gene encoding uncharacterized protein LOC124416137: protein MKCACCYAKWKGSLPDTEQSRFPDFSFLVDSESELTPENAAKSESNLLKVMKVSGQDQEQEKHKHGNCEKKNKPHGISGPFVKNSKSGNTVQAFIVQTAMMTNDTKPSTLEPEPKMIVSSDRNTDSFLGKSEYPHSSRSEPSKRAARAMGLKSSKRALSMKVGQQPRNASYPIDRRSRLSRKSSVKKIADKSMRAKAKPFAVRISSDQIDQWESYKGSSSFSSLNNENVDSERSKKPDSKIALKDDESSPMCQFKPWKASHDPGYLDPDRIILRRMTNPQRILVGQMCASLKTRKINMEGLVREKTPLAALIAPVFSNEIIRILTKGIRGVGSRKREVAEENDEDIAIVSEKLTGPVLARIRQAVAENETQRKLHSFLKSQL, encoded by the exons CGCGATTTCCCGACTTCTCTTTTCTCGTTGATAGTGAGAGCGAATTAACACCGGAAAACGCAGCGAAATCCGAAAGCAACTTATTGAAGGTGATGAAAGTCTCTGGCCAAGatcaagaacaagaaaaacatAAGCATgggaattgtgaaaaaaagaataaacctCATGGTATTTCGGGACCTTTTGTCAAGAACTCCAAGTCCGGGAATACGGTTCAGGCTTTCATCGTTCAGACCGCTATGATGACAAACGATACGAAGCCTTCGACCCTGGAACCAGAACCAAAAATGATTGTATCTTCTGATCGGAACACCGATTCTTTTCTGGGCAAATCTGAATATCCTCATTCCTCGAGAAGCGAGCCTTCCAAGCGAGCAGCACGTGCTATGGGATTAAAATCGTCTAAAAGGGCTTTGTCAATGAAAGTGGGACAACAGCCGCGAAATGCTTCGTATCCCATCGATCGAAGGTCGCGATTAAGTCGAAAGtcgtcggtgaaaaaaattgcagataaATCAATGAGAGCTAAAGCGAAACCCTTCGCTGTGAGAATCTCTTCCGATCAAATCGACCAATGGGAAAGCTACAAAGGATCGTCCAGTTTTTCAAGCTTGAATAATGAGAACGTGGACAGTGAGCGTTCGAAAAAGCCAGACTCAAAGATAGCCTTGAAAGACGATGAGTCATCACCAATGTGTCAGTTTAAA CCTTGGAAAGCGTCCCACGATCCCGGCTACCTGGACCCAGATCGCATAATATTACGACGAATGACGAATCCTCAGAGAATCTTGGTAGGGCAAATGTGCGCTTCCTTGAAAACAAGAAAGATCAACATGGAAG GTTTGGTGAGGGAGAAAACACCGTTAGCGGCACTGATTGCGCCCGTGTTCTCTAACGAGATTATCAGAATCCTGACTAAGGGAATACGCGGAGTGGGGTCCAGGAAGAGGGAAGTGGCGGAGGAAAATGACGAAGACATAGCTATCGTCTCCGAGAAGCTAACTGGCCCAGTTCTCGCCAGG ATCCGTCAAGCGGTCGCGGAAAATGAAACACAGCGAAAACTGCATTCTTTCTTGAAAAGTCAACTTTGA